In Citrus sinensis cultivar Valencia sweet orange chromosome 2, DVS_A1.0, whole genome shotgun sequence, a single genomic region encodes these proteins:
- the LOC112495838 gene encoding uncharacterized mitochondrial protein AtMg00860-like, giving the protein MDLMNKAFKDYIHKFTVVNDILVYSRSKEELTEHLLITLHTLKEKQLYAKLKKCEFLLEKVIFLGHVVSKDGILVDPSKVEVVSQWSRPTNAKEVRSFLGLAGYYRRFVEGFSKIAMPLTQLTKKNVKFAWTPECEKSFEELKRRLVTAPMLAIPNSSEDFVIYDNASKNGIGWKSHCVRFQTIEGISENLSNA; this is encoded by the coding sequence ATGGACCTCATGAACAAGGCATTTAAAGACTATATACACAAATTCACAGTGGTCAACGATATTTTGGTCTACTCACGATCAAAGGAAGAGCTTACTGAGCATCTATTGATTACTCTTCATACCTTGAAGGAGAAGCAACTTTATGCAAAACTCAAGAAATGTGAATTTTTGCTTGAGAAAGTTATATTCCTAGGACACGTCGTATCTAAAGATGGGATCTTAGTAGACCCCTCGAAGGTGGAAGTTGTAAGCCAATGGTCCAGACCGACTAATGCCAAAGAAGTCAGAAGTTTCTTGGGTTTGGCTGGATACTACCGAAGATTTGTGGAAGGATTCTCAAAGATTGCGATGCCATTGACccagttgacaaagaaaaatgtcaaGTTTGCATGGACGCCAGAATGCGAGAAAAGCTTTGAAGAACTAAAACGACGGCTGGTCACTGCTCCAATGCTAGCAATTCCTAATAGCTCTGAGGATTTTGTCATCTATGACAATGCCTCTAAAAATGGCATAGGATGGAAAAGTCATTGCGTACGGTTTCAGACAATTGAAGGAATATCAGAAAATTTATCCAACGCATGA